A DNA window from Deltaproteobacteria bacterium contains the following coding sequences:
- a CDS encoding aspartate-semialdehyde dehydrogenase produces the protein MKKKSKYNVAIAGATGAVGQEFLRVLEKRNFPIGELRLLASNRSAGKKMKFKGKEYPIAELKADSFGGIDIALFSAGGSRSKEFAPHAVKAGAVVIDNSSAFRMNSEVPLVIPEINPDDIKKHKGIIANPNCTTIIAAMAVWPIHKIAKVKRMVVATYQAVSGAGAKALNELETQTRDFLSGKPVKKNVFRHQIAFNLFSHDSSVGPEGYSEEEIKVIRETRKIFHDDSILVSPTAVRVPVFRAHAEAIHLELEWPVTVEEAKEALQKMPGVKIVDEPAKNRFPMPLSASGHDEVFVGRIRKDLGLDNGLNLFVCGDQLLKGAALNAVQIAEKLI, from the coding sequence ATGAAGAAAAAATCCAAATACAATGTCGCCATAGCCGGCGCCACCGGCGCGGTGGGTCAGGAATTCTTGAGGGTTTTGGAAAAAAGGAATTTTCCGATCGGAGAACTCCGTCTGCTGGCATCGAATCGTTCAGCCGGCAAGAAAATGAAGTTCAAGGGAAAAGAATATCCCATTGCCGAATTAAAGGCCGATTCGTTTGGGGGAATCGATATCGCCCTCTTTTCGGCCGGCGGAAGCCGGAGCAAGGAATTCGCTCCGCATGCCGTCAAGGCGGGGGCCGTCGTCATCGATAATTCCAGCGCCTTCCGGATGAACTCGGAAGTCCCGCTGGTGATTCCGGAAATCAACCCCGACGACATCAAAAAACACAAGGGGATCATCGCCAACCCCAACTGCACCACCATCATTGCCGCGATGGCGGTCTGGCCGATCCACAAAATCGCCAAAGTCAAAAGGATGGTGGTGGCCACCTATCAGGCGGTTTCAGGCGCCGGGGCAAAGGCCCTCAATGAACTGGAAACGCAGACCCGGGACTTTCTTTCGGGAAAACCGGTCAAAAAAAACGTCTTCAGGCATCAGATTGCCTTTAATCTTTTTTCCCACGACTCCAGCGTCGGGCCGGAGGGTTATTCGGAGGAGGAAATCAAGGTGATTCGCGAAACCCGGAAAATCTTCCATGACGATTCCATCCTTGTCTCGCCGACCGCTGTCCGTGTGCCGGTTTTCCGCGCCCATGCCGAGGCGATTCATCTGGAATTGGAGTGGCCCGTCACCGTCGAAGAGGCGAAGGAGGCTCTACAAAAAATGCCCGGCGTCAAAATTGTGGACGAACCGGCAAAAAACCGCTTTCCCATGCCCCTATCGGCCTCCGGCCATGACGAGGTGTTTGTGGGGCGCATCCGCAAAGACTTAGGTCTTGACAACGGTTTAAACCTCTTTGTCTGCGGCGACCAGCTTTTAAAGGGGGCTGCATTAAATGCCGTGCAAATCGCCGAAAAACTGATATAA